The Felis catus isolate Fca126 chromosome B2, F.catus_Fca126_mat1.0, whole genome shotgun sequence region ATGTGGAAGACATCCAAATGCTAGCCCATTATGTTACCAATTTCAAATTAACAGGTATATTTCCATCTTAATTAATGTTAGTCACCATGAAACCACAGTGTAGtatatttagtttcttttcttttatgtttttttaacgtttatttttatttattttgagggaaagatacagagtgagcagggaggggcagagagagggagacagaatcccaagtaggctccacactgtcagtgcagagcccgatgtagggctctaacccatgaactgtgagatcatgacctgagccaaaatcaagagtgagatgctgaactgactgatccacccagtcTCCCCAGTGTATTTGGTTTCTAATTGCTCAAAATGTAACTACTAGAGATTATGGCCtgactccctttttttttttttttttttttccacagatcAGGGTAAAGGTAAGAATTTAACCTTATACATGTCTCGAATGACTTGTGTTCATTCGGCCCCTCTGTTATTAAGCAGgcttcatttttagttttaaacaggtgtttttttaaaactcattttcaggggcgcctgggtggcgcagtcggttaagcgtccgacttcagccaggtcaccatctcgcggtccgtgagtttgagccccgcgtcaggctctgggctgatggcttggagcctgtttccgattctgtgtctccctctctctctgcccctcccccattcatgctctgtctctctctgtcccaaaaataaataaaaacgttgaaaaaaatttaaaaataaaactcattttcatcattttgctTCCTCTCTAGCCTCCGGATCTCATCTTGCCCCCTCGCATCCTATCCTGATTAAAGAGACTATTACACATTTTGTGAAGATGATTATTAAAGGAAAGGTGTTTCCTTCGTGGCTTTTGCATGAAGTTTTCAAAAGAAGTGATCAAAATTACAAAGATTTgttgaagaaaaagataaaccatcttctttttcttattattattctgaaattttaaatacttgaatACTAGGTAGTCTTATTAATAAAGTTATAGGCAAGTTGTTTAAGATTTTAGCAGTGCTATTTAACAAAGCAGTGTTATGAAAGTAATTATGCCTGTGGGCTTTTTATACTGaaataaactttaacattttGGAATAATATGAAGTGGAAGTTTACAGATATACATAATTAAAGAATGATTCTTGAGAATGTGTTCAGCAGTATTCTTTATTATCTAATGTCAAGTTTAAATAGAATGTAGTtgcactgaaaacaaaatttagaaagacaGGTTGCAATTTTgcttacaaatgaaaaaatttttttaacttttccaccATTTTAAAGAGCACAGAAAACCAATATCTAACTCTTTTCCTTAGATTTTCGACAGATTAATGTACGTTTTAAGATGTTAGTTGTAAACAGGTGAACATATGAAATCATTATTAGATTATATTTGTTGCTGACTTTTGTTCCAGATGGAACCTAAAAGATATGATCTTTTTTACCCATCCATCTGGCTTTGATCTGCTATACCAAATTAGTTTAGctctgaaaaaagaagaaaaacacagttATTAAATATCATTAGGGTATGGTATGATGATTatagttcattattattatatgccCATTAATTAATTATATGCCCATTAAGAGCATGCACAGTGAAAGCTGTTTACATTGTAAGTCTAACAGTTTAGGAGGCACAGCCCTCCTAAAACAGCAGTgccttgaaatatatatatatgtaacagcaaaatgaaaaatattcaagtaCTTTCATGTTTCTGACCCAAAACAACAATTCCTTTCTTAGGCATCTTATTCAAAGTTAAATTCTCCTGTTTATAACAAGTCTTTTGACTATGATCCTGGGGCaattaaattatttctgtaaaatgggtctcttCACACGTAGAGCTATATTAACGCAATACTGGGTCTACTGTGTTTTGACGAGCATTAGTTTGCACTACTGcaagttctttacatttttttctttttctagttaccagtttatttgtttctatttactATTGAAGTATTGATTACTCTGTTGTAGCACTAAAACCCAAAATTCCAAAAAATCAAGCATGGTGTTTTAGCTTCTCTGAGGATAATTTCGGCTGTGTGCTAAGTCTGTAGTTTGGAGTCTATAGATTTCaaggaaaacaatatttttttataatattaagaaaTGTCTCTGTGGTtgaataaatgctaaatacaGTTTTCAAATTCTGCGTTATTTTCAAATTCCATGTCTATTCCTCATTGAATAATTTGATCCAAGAAAGGGACAAAAATGTTTGAGAATTCATTACTGACTGAACACTTCGcatcacatgttttttttttcccatttatttgagATGCTTTTGATAACTAGtaaatgaaaagtaataaaagtgtAGACAAGTACAGCTGAAACTTACGTAAcatgtgttaactatacttcaattaacaaaatgtaaatttaaatttaaaaaagtgtagtCGATATGAGCAGAACAAGATATAGGCCCAGTTTCCATTTTCCATTCTAATAGGCATTGCTTACATTATGCAAATATAATATACAGGACATCTGAAATCCTTATTTGATATTACAGTTCTAGtctccccattaaaaaaaaaaaaagatcagcttAAAAGGTAATAGATTGattttatccttccttcctccccttttttATCCGCTCCCTTGTGAAAACTCTGGAAAGTAACTTGGGCTTGCATGCACTGAAACTGTAGAAAGACGGTTTTTACAGGTTAACTTTACCCTTGGGGTGAAACTGTCAGCTTGAGTTTTATCATTTAAGCGAACCACTCACTATCTTGGGTTTGGGATGGTGAAGAGGCCAGCGATGCTGGTGTCCCAGAGTCCTAGCCCGAGTAAACCCGGTGCTCCGTGGGCTGCAGAGCCCTGTATAGCAGGTGTCTCCCGCCCCAAGATAGGAGGTCCTATAGATGGGGCTTCCTCCCAGAGACTCTCCAGTCCTCCCGGGAGCCATGATCCTTCCTTGGGTGGAGCAGGGATCTGCTCCGCCGGCAGAATTCCTCTCCCTCTATGGGGACCCCTCAGGAACCCGGGGACGCACTGGCGGACCATGTCTTCCGTGTGGCCTAAGTGCTTCGCTGCCTTGCGACTAGGAGCTCGCTGGGAGCGGGTATCTGGGCGACGCTGCGAGTGCCCACTGAACTTCTGGGTTTTCACTCAACTTCAGCAATCTCCCTGTAAGCTTATGTGCCCACTGTCCAGTCAAGGAACTTGACATTTAACCTCACTacggggaggctggggaggcacATTCCTTTAGGGGGTAGATGTTGTGGACCAGCGCGGCCTCCTCCGCTCCCAGGAGAGCCCAGGTCCGGAGGTGGATGGACCCCGCACCCCTTACAGGCGCAAGACACCAGGCGGCGCGGCACAGGCCACACTTACGGGACCCGAGGCGGGATGTCCTCCATCGTTTTGAAACGTCCGGTCCACAGCAGGATTTTCTTGTCGAATTGCGAAGGCTTGTACTCGGCGGGGACCCGGTGCACCTTCCCTGCTGCGAAAGCGACAGGGGTGGACGGAGGGACCGACAGACCGACGGCACAGTGGCTCAGTGCGCACCCAcgcctccacctccctccctcaccccagccccggCTCCACGCCGGCCGCTCcgcatcccctccctcccaggtcGTTCCCAGTCAGGACTCCCCCCGGACCTTGGGGCCCAGAGCCGCTGGGGGCACGGCTGCTACAGTAGCGGGGCAGACCCCGAGGCCGCGGAGGCGCGAGGGCCCGCCACGCGGCTTCTCCGTGCGCTCCCGGGGCGCAACGGAAGATGCGCCCCAGACCGAGGCGCAGGGGGGCCCCGACAGCCGCGAGCATGCTGCGCCCCTTCCCGCGCTCCCAGCCGCCGGCGGAGGACTGCTCAGCTccgcggcccggcccggcccgccccgccccgcgtcGCTCCCAGGGGAGACCCCGGGGCGCAGCTGCAGCCTCTGGCACGCGCACACCCGCTCCCGGTCTCCGCCCCCCGGCCGGCGACCTCGAACCGGGGTGCCACGGCCCTGGGGGGGCCGATTCCCTCCCGGGCGGGGCCCCGGGGGAGGCCTGCCTCTGCTGGAAAACTCTCGAAGCAGATTCACCACCTCCTGAGACTGCTGCCTGCAGCTCCTTTTAAAGGCATTTCTTCGTACCGAGTAGAAACGCGTTGCCATCAGGCTTTCACCCTTTGGTTCCACTGGTTGGCGCCAAGAGAATCAATCTAAACCCTCTCCTCCAGGAAGAACCAACAGGCGTCCAAGGGCAGGACACGCCAGATGGTTTCCAAGTAAGTGTGAGGACGTTCAACACACTTCTGAATTCCGTGAAGACTGATTTTGAAGATGGCTCTTCACCCCACACTCCACTCCcagacttttcctcttttctacgCGGAACAGCCTCAGTtgctacaatttatttttctctatccatttCTTCCTAAGACCACAGACTCTCCAAATGTTCTTCAAAATGAGCCTTTCTTCAAccctccaccatcttccctctgCAAAAAGGGGGGGAGAATCTGCTGTTCTCTGGCATCTGACGGGAAACAGGGACTCAGAAAAAGGGCTTTTAGGAAAGCTGTCTACCCTGAAGGAATTTACTTATTCCGTTTACTCATCTTCCAGGGGCAACAGACCCCAGCCAGGGGAAAGTGATCTTCAGGACCCAGCACCAGGCCCAGCTCACCCTCATCCTGGTTCCACAGACAGACACTTTTAGTTGCATCTccagatctttcttttcttcctaaccAGACTGTCAGGCTCTTGAAGACAAGATCTCTGCAACTCCATGTGTCTTTCACTTAACAAACAATGTTTAACAAAAGATTCCTACCTCTATACAGAAGTATGCATTTAAAGGGGTGGGCTTTGCCTTCATACAAAGGTTGAAACCCCTGCTTTAAGACTAAAGAGTTGCACAATCATGAGCAAATCATTTATGTCATCAGTCTTGGTCTCCTTTGTAAAAGAATTCCTACTCCTCAAGTTCATTCATgcaatgactaaaaaaaaaaaaaaaaaaaaaaacctagcaaaTCCCAGCTACTTCTCAGAGCTGGGGATAGAGCACTGAACAATGTCAAGTGAGGATTAGTAGATAAAGAAACacatagcaggggcgcctgggtggcgcagtcggttaagcgcccgacttcagccaggtcacgatctcgctgtccgggagttccagccccgcgtcaggctctgggctgatggctcagagcctggagcctgttttcgattctgtgtctccctctctctctgcccctcccccgttcatgctctgtctttctctgtcccaaaaaataaataaacgttgaaaaaaaaattaaaaaaaaaaaaaaagaaacacatagcagggtgggggaaaaaaagtaagcaGGGGTGGAGTGGGAGCTATTTGGAAAGGGTGGCTAGGGATGATACCCTTCTAATTGTACCTGGCATATAACAGCATTTCAAAAGATGTTGTCATTTCTTCCCCATCCACAGCTTTTGTCTCACCAGTCCCACAACACAAGGACATTTTAATTTGTGAAATCTCATGTAGGGAATTGTAGGAGACTATGATGTTCCAAAAggtaaggattttattttattcatcactGTATCCCTAGGATGTAgctgaaaaattaaaacttagtagatgcttaataaatatttgttaaatcaataaatgaatgcaagtcttcaataataaaatagactGGGCTAGTTAAGAAAAGACTAAAGCACTTGAGAATGTGCTACACAATGAACTGAATGAATTCCTGCTTGACAAAGTATGTTGTCATAGATAATATTTGATTGTTTCAGGAATATACTACTTGAAAATTCTCccattattaaaatgtattattcttccttttaagattttatttttctttgtgtttcagagAAAAAATATCCATAGAGCTAGAGAAAAACATCTCTGGGAAACAACAGTTCATTAACAGTTCATTGAAGAGTATTAAACTAGCCAAGTAAGTTTATTTCCCTGGAAAGAACCAAATGTCAGGCATATacacatgattttcttttttttttttatatgaaatttattgacaaattagtttccatacaacacccagtgctcatcccaaaaggtgccctcctcaatacccatcacccaccctctcctccctcccaccccccatcaaccctcagtttgttctcagtttttaagagtctcttatgctttggctctctcccactctaacctgtttttttttttccttcccctcccccatgggttcctgttaatttctcagggtccacataagagtgaaaccatatggtatctgtctttctctgtatggcttatttcacttagcatcacactctccagttccatccacgttgctacaaaaggccgtatttcattttttctcattgccacgtaatattccattgtgtatataaaccacaatttctttatccattcatcagttgatggacatttaggctctttccataatttggctattgttgagagtgctgctatgaacattggggtacaagtggccctatgcatcagtactcctgtatcccttggataaattcctagcagtgctattgctgggtcatagggtaggtctagttttaattttctgaggaacctccacactgctttccagagcggctgcaccaatttgcattcccaccaacagtgcaagagggttcccgtttctccacatcctctccagcatctatagtctcctgatttgttcattttggccactctgactggcatgaggtgatacctgagtgtggttttgatttgtatttccctgataaggagcgacgctgaacatcttttcatgtgcctgttggccatccggatgtcttctttagagaagtgtctattcatgttttctgcccatttcttcactgggttatttgtttttcgggtgtggagtttggtgagctctttatagattttggatactagccctttgtccgatatgtcatttgcgaatatcttttcccattccgttggttgccttttagttttgttggttgtttcctttgctgtgcagaagctttttatcttcataaggtcccagtaattcacttttgcttttaattcccttgcctttggggatgtataCACATGATTTTCTATGTCAAGCTTCTCTAGAATTGCAGAGTGACAGAGCAAGAGAATAAGAGGTTCTTtcatgagaaaaagaacaatttgcATTCTATTCCTTATTCCTTATGGGATTAAAATATCACTATTTGGCAGTGGTCATAAAATATAGCTGCATGAGATGTTTTCTTTAGTTCTCGAGTTGGatcaaattacaaaacaaaaaccaaaaaccaaaaaacaaaacctcaaatcAACTTCTGGTAGAAGAAAAAGCTAATCATAGCTAACtatgttctattctttttttcttttctcttcttttctttctttttttttcaaccaggACAGtttacattcaacaaatatttactgagtgcctcctgtgggctgggcactgttctaggatCTGAGGTGGCAGCAGGTAAGCAAATAATAATCTTTGCCCCTTACAGAATTTACTATTAAtccatggtggttttgatttaccCATTCTctactgtattatttttcaatCTCATGATTCATCTGATTTGTAtatactatttttagttttgttcctTCAAAACTGATTAGTTTTTTGATttagtatggttttgatttttgattagtatggtttatgtttccatttcttatgGTTAGTTACCTCTTAGGATATACTGTTAAAACtaggaatgcatttttttttttttattcttttctgagagagacagagcctgagtgggggaggggcagagagcgagaaggaaaggaagaatccgaaacaggctccaagctccaagctgtcagcacagaacccaactcggggctcagactcacaaactgtgagatgatgacctgagctgaagttggatgcttaaccaagtgagccacccaggcaccccgaaaggcattttaaataaagttattataTAGACTAAGTGGAAAGTGtgggtaattttttttgttttgttttgttttgttttgttttagagagagtgcactcaagcaggggagggaatcagggagagggagagagaatcttaagcagactccatacccagcatggagcccaatgcggggcttgatctcatgactgacTGTAGGATTATGACTGGaacttaaatcaagagttggacatttaaccagctgagccacccaggtgtcccaagtgtgggtaaattttaaattatttaattattattatttattactgaggACTGTGTGTTCGCTATGGGGCTAAGGCACGAGATGTCACCATTGCTGCAGAGCTGTTCCTGAGATGCTCCCATTCTGGCTAGGGTGATAGTCCCTCATCAGTAAATGCCTTGCTCCCAAATGAAGGGTGGGATAGGACCTTAACTAATTTGTTTTCCAATCCCCTACTAATATTTCTGTAGGGAAAGTTCTAAAGAAACAGTTTACCTGCAGACCCAACTCACATTAGTGCCCAGTGCTTCAGGCAACCTTATCTAAGTAGGGGGTCCAAGCGAGAGCCCAATGACCCAATAGGTAGTAAGCATAGGTTTAGTACACAAGCAGAAAGTCAAAATGAGATCTGAAAAACCAACAATGAGATGATCCAACATATGGATCTCCTTGTTgttccttttaattcccttttccATTGCTGGAATTCagtctttcattctctctcaaccATGCTGTCGGAATGACCTCCGAAGCATTTTCCCCACCTCTGGTCAGTTATTTCTGTAATCTTTTCTCTGTCTAGTTTCCAGAGATAATTTTTCAAATCATGGGTGCAATGATGTAAAACTTTCATGGGACCAGTCTCGCCCCTATTCCCTCTCAGACCCTGCACTCCACATCCCTATCCACAGACTACAAAGAGGACCCTGAAAAAAATCATAACGAGGCAGGGAGGACTCTTTCAAAGTCTCCTGCTTTGATATTCTGCATGGTCTGACTtacattctctgtcttctcatatCCCTAGACATTTAAAATGTCACTAATCACGGGTCGGTAGGACACATAGAATTATTGTGCTAATACTGATGCACAACAGCTATTGATTAACATTACAGTTTAGTTGTAGCTTGGAGAGCTGGGTCTGCACTGTGTGTGTAACCAGTGCTCATCAGGGCGTGGCTGGGTTCTGACTGGTTGAGTCACATGTTGTCCCACTGTCCTAAATATTACTCTGAGAAATACATTCAGAAGAAAGCAGGTTGGATTAACTGCTCCTGCACTGTTCAAAACCTTTTCTGTGTCCAATAATACATACCTTCTATTTGTTCTGGAAATAGCAGATCTGAAATGCATGCATACTTATTAAGTACTGTTTATGCAGACTGCCCCAGAATAGTCATTGAAGGGGCAGGTGCCATGGCCATGTCTCTCACATTCTTTGgcttaaatgttatttttttttaatttttttaacgtttatttatttttgagacagagagagacagagcatgaacgggggagggtcagagagagggagacacagaatctgaaacaggctccaggctctgagctgtcagcacagagcctgacgcggggctcgaactcacgagccgtgagatcatgacccgagctgaagacgggcgcttaaccgactgagccacccaggcaccccaggttatTTTTGTAGTCCACTTCAGTGTCTCTTAAGACTGTTTCGTGTGTCAGAGTGTATTCAGTTGCCTAATCACTTTATAGTCGGGGCAGCCTCTGGTCCCCAGTGATCAATTTCAAACTCCAAAATCCCTGGTAACAATCTTGTGTGACGAAGTTAGCATTTTACAATCCCAAGAACTGAATCTGATATACAGTTTTCACACTTTAAGCACAATGATTGTGTGATTCAAATCTGCATGCTTTGGTAGAGTTTTGCGACGACTTACTTGTGCTTTTCCAGCTCCCTGTCCCACACCATCtttctcatacacacacagaaagaagtgGTCTTACAAAATGAATCAGACCCCTTATAAATGTGTACTATAATACCTTTCCTAGATAGTTACAATTAAAGAAGTTTGTTCTTTCATAATGTGAATGATGCTGCCCCCAATTCCCTTAAGATAACTATCTCTTATCCTACATGCATTGTGCAGTTCTTCATCAGCTTCTCTCAGCTGCTTATTTCTCTCTTGACTTATACATTCATGTTATCTTGGAAATTGGGAACTggtgggcacctggatgggttcagttggttgagcatctgactcttgattttggctcaggtcatgatcccagggtcaaggaattgagccccaaattgggctccacactcagcatggaacctatttaagattctctctctctctctctctctctctctctttctgtctccccctgcccctcttccccacttgtgtgctctctttccgaaagaaagaaagaaagaaagaaagaaagaaagaaagaaagaaattgggaaCTGGCCTGTTTGAATGTTTTGTCTTTTCAGGGATAAAAAAGTCAACATATcaaaagaattgttttttctctttcaaacctTTTTACTTGGGGTACTTATACTGACTTCTGATTTCCAGTGTGAAGTGTAATAATATCTAAGCATAGCTAATTAAAAGGGCAGTGACGAACTTCTGTTGTTATTCATACTTTTCATTACACCATTATCTACAAATGGAAACAATTATTATTTATGATCATGATAATGAAGAATCACGACAGAATTTGTTACAGATGATTAGCACAAATGATTTAAATTATCagagctcggggcgcctgggtggcgcagtcggttaagcgtccgacttcagccaggtcacgatctcgcggtccgtgagttcgagccccgcttcaggctctgggctgatggctcagagcctggagcctgtttccgattctgtgtctccctctctctctgcccctcccccgttcatgctctgtctctctctgtcccccaaaaaaataaataaactttgaaaaaaatttaaattatcagAGCTCTCTAACAAGAGGTCTGGGTTGGGTTAAAGGACCAAACTCTAGGGAAGGTTTTTATGGTTGAAACTGAATAACTAACAGAATGTTAGAGGTTAAAAACCagctattttatttgttcattaatttcttcattctttctttcaaccAGAAAGTATAGATTAAACATCTATTCTCCTGGTTTTGGAATTTTCATTATAACCTCTGCTGTAGTGAGGATTCTT contains the following coding sequences:
- the FAM162B gene encoding protein FAM162B isoform X6; this encodes MLAAVGAPLRLGLGRIFRCAPGAHGEAAWRALAPPRPRGLPRYCSSRAPSGSGPQGKVHRVPAEYKPSQFDKKILLWTGRFKTMEDIPPRVPAKLIWYSRSKPDGWARNDRCCKKQSSGESLLHNDWTHNYRLFCSDSISQKGCRTTRVLNKLESGKES
- the FAM162B gene encoding protein FAM162B isoform X3, with the protein product MLAAVGAPLRLGLGRIFRCAPGAHGEAAWRALAPPRPRGLPRYCSSRAPSGSGPQAGKVHRVPAEYKPSQFDKKILLWTGRFKTMEDIPPRVPPEMIDAARNKARVKACYIMIGLTIIACFAVIASAKRAAERHESLTSWNLAKKAKWRKEAALAEQAKAK
- the FAM162B gene encoding protein FAM162B isoform X2, whose amino-acid sequence is MATRFYSVRRNAFKRSCRQQSQEVVNLLREFSSRGRPPPGPRPGGNRPPQGRGTPVRGRRPGGGDRERVCACQRLQLRPGVSPGSDAGRGGPGRAAELSSPPPAAGSAGRGAACSRLSGPPCASVWGASSVAPRERTEKPRGGPSRLRGLGVCPATVAAVPPAALGPKGRCTGSPPSTSLRNSTRKSCCGPDVSKRWRTSRLGSQLN
- the FAM162B gene encoding protein FAM162B isoform X5, producing MLAAVGAPLRLGLGRIFRCAPGAHGEAAWRALAPPRPRGLPRYCSSRAPSGSGPQGKVHRVPAEYKPSQFDKKILLWTGRFKTMEDIPPRVPPEMIDAARNKARVKACYIMIGLTIIACFAVIASAKRAAERHESLTSWNLAKKAKWRKEAALAEQAKAK
- the FAM162B gene encoding protein FAM162B isoform X4 — encoded protein: MLAAVGAPLRLGLGRIFRCAPGAHGEAAWRALAPPRPRGLPRYCSSRAPSGSGPQAGKVHRVPAEYKPSQFDKKILLWTGRFKTMEDIPPRVPAKLIWYSRSKPDGWARNDRCCKKQSSGESLLHNDWTHNYRLFCSDSISQKGCRTTRVLNKLESGKES
- the FAM162B gene encoding protein FAM162B isoform X1; this encodes MATRFYSVRRNAFKRSCRQQSQEVVNLLREFSSRGRPPPGPRPGGNRPPQGRGTPVRGRRPGGGDRERVCACQRLQLRPGVSPGSDAGRGGPGRAAELSSPPPAAGSAGRGAACSRLSGPPCASVWGASSVAPRERTEKPRGGPSRLRGLGVCPATVAAVPPAALGPKQGRCTGSPPSTSLRNSTRKSCCGPDVSKRWRTSRLGSQLN